A section of the Flaviflexus equikiangi genome encodes:
- a CDS encoding FMN-binding negative transcriptional regulator gives MIPHYFSLTDEERLRFIAEQGAGTLVTARPDGAIDATFLPFVIGDQEILLHMARFNGHWKAIHSPQPAAIVMTGPHHYVSARDYLPDGAAGASTWDYTQVTIHGTITVHDDSTWVKTAALELAGQWDPEHGMDDTYVDRSAKAIIGLSMTIERIDGQAKLSQNKLPEERAQIVSRLQGLPDACAHALAEDIAQAPSRARRTPYNG, from the coding sequence ATGATTCCCCACTACTTCAGCCTCACCGACGAGGAGAGACTCCGCTTCATTGCGGAGCAAGGGGCTGGCACGCTCGTGACAGCGCGCCCGGACGGCGCAATCGACGCGACATTCTTGCCCTTTGTCATCGGGGATCAGGAGATCCTTCTCCACATGGCGCGATTCAACGGGCACTGGAAGGCAATCCATTCGCCTCAACCTGCTGCCATCGTCATGACGGGCCCACATCACTACGTGAGTGCACGGGACTACCTGCCAGACGGCGCAGCGGGTGCTTCCACGTGGGACTACACGCAGGTCACTATCCACGGCACCATCACAGTCCACGACGATTCGACGTGGGTGAAGACGGCGGCTCTGGAACTCGCCGGCCAGTGGGATCCCGAGCATGGGATGGACGATACGTATGTCGACAGATCTGCGAAAGCTATCATCGGCCTCTCGATGACCATCGAACGGATCGATGGCCAGGCCAAGCTCTCGCAGAACAAGCTGCCTGAAGAGAGAGCACAGATCGTTAGCCGACTGCAGGGGCTTCCGGACGCTTGTGCGCATGCGCTGGCCGAGGACATCGCACAGGCGCCCTCGCGTGCTCGCCGCACGCCATACAACGGCTAA
- a CDS encoding GMC family oxidoreductase, producing the protein MAEIPDYIIVGAGSAGCVLARRLIDAGKRVTVLEAGGWDTNPIIPNVWEAGALWGGPEDWAYVTTEQEGCNNRRLALPRGKVLGGSHALNATIWVRGHARDYDTWEYQGCPGWGWDDVAPIFEQIEKYDGGDTGGRGTEGLLDVVNDFDMNPIQHSIIAAAEQWGLPINTDYNVGELDGVAPTQITVRDSKRLSTWKAYLEPIKNHENLTIMTDVKVTRMIVNNRVVSGLEIEKAGEQSIIHAGEIVLAAGTIGSAEILLRSGIGPAAELTEAGVDVVHDLPGVGKNLHDHLLSPVIFTTEKKPVPASTVGAAETHMFWKSSDDLAVPDTQPINFALPMYFTEDLTGPDNGFSLVAGIVRPMSRGELTLTGPSLNDPIDIDLGALREQADVDSLVASLRQCREIGRQNAFDEWGAVEVHPGPEVDDSDEALAEYARQTAVTYHHQVGTCKMGIDSMAVVNPRTFEVHGLTGLRIADASIMPTVTTGNTNAPTIMIAEKAAAVLATSDRN; encoded by the coding sequence ATGGCAGAAATCCCCGACTACATCATTGTCGGAGCAGGTTCCGCAGGTTGCGTCCTAGCCCGCCGGCTCATCGATGCCGGCAAGAGGGTCACGGTTCTCGAGGCAGGCGGTTGGGACACGAACCCCATTATCCCCAATGTGTGGGAAGCCGGGGCACTGTGGGGCGGCCCGGAAGACTGGGCCTACGTCACCACCGAACAGGAGGGGTGCAATAACCGCAGGCTCGCACTTCCGCGCGGCAAGGTCCTCGGCGGCTCCCACGCGCTCAACGCGACTATCTGGGTCCGTGGCCACGCACGGGACTATGACACGTGGGAGTATCAGGGCTGCCCGGGATGGGGCTGGGATGATGTCGCTCCCATCTTTGAACAGATTGAGAAATACGATGGCGGAGACACCGGTGGGCGCGGCACTGAGGGACTGCTCGACGTCGTCAACGACTTCGACATGAACCCCATCCAGCATTCCATCATCGCCGCCGCCGAGCAGTGGGGTCTGCCCATCAACACGGATTACAACGTGGGCGAGCTGGACGGTGTTGCACCCACCCAGATCACCGTGCGAGATTCGAAGCGCCTCTCGACGTGGAAGGCCTACCTCGAGCCCATCAAGAATCACGAGAATCTGACGATCATGACAGATGTCAAGGTGACCCGCATGATCGTCAACAACAGAGTTGTCTCGGGCCTCGAGATCGAGAAGGCGGGCGAACAGTCCATCATTCACGCCGGCGAAATCGTCTTGGCAGCAGGAACAATCGGGTCCGCCGAGATTCTGCTGCGATCCGGCATCGGGCCGGCAGCGGAGCTCACCGAGGCGGGAGTGGACGTGGTCCATGACCTCCCTGGAGTGGGAAAGAACCTCCACGATCATCTGCTGTCGCCGGTCATTTTCACCACGGAGAAGAAGCCCGTCCCTGCCAGCACCGTGGGTGCTGCCGAGACCCACATGTTCTGGAAGTCCAGCGATGACCTCGCCGTACCCGATACCCAACCCATCAACTTCGCGCTTCCGATGTATTTCACTGAAGACTTGACGGGGCCGGACAACGGATTCTCGTTGGTGGCCGGTATCGTGCGACCGATGAGCCGCGGGGAGCTGACACTGACCGGCCCGAGCCTCAACGATCCTATCGACATCGATCTGGGTGCCCTGCGCGAGCAGGCAGATGTGGATTCGCTCGTCGCGTCGTTGCGGCAATGCCGAGAGATTGGCCGCCAGAATGCCTTTGACGAATGGGGAGCGGTGGAAGTTCATCCGGGCCCCGAGGTCGATGACTCCGATGAGGCACTTGCAGAGTACGCGCGTCAGACCGCCGTCACCTACCACCACCAAGTCGGCACCTGCAAAATGGGGATCGATTCGATGGCGGTTGTGAACCCGCGAACGTTCGAGGTCCATGGGCTGACCGGACTTCGCATCGCCGATGCTTCCATCATGCCGACCGTAACCACCGGAAACACAAACGCTCCCACCATCATGATCGCCGAGAAAGCGGCGGCTGTGCTGGCCACATCTGACAGGAACTAA
- a CDS encoding flavin monoamine oxidase family protein — protein MGWKVGIVGAGFAGLIAARELERLGHEVEIFEARDRIGGRTWTTTENSLDYPLEMGGTWVHWMQPYVWAEMQRYEAEMIVSPFVDKAYWFVNNEVRTGTEEELDGKLGEIQAKVFEGSREFFPFPHDPDFVLRDPDIPEEVKERYRAADETPVLAGLDGFSDEERALADSYWRAGYQGSSEKASSLMAKHWAALSDHRLSLLDDQTLRYKLKDGMKGIYEKIAADVHGPIHLSTPIDAVVHHDKGATLTLSHGTTREFDAVVVTIPAGALGNVSFSPGLPTDVQKIVDSKWGCTGFKIWIKVEGHKNVFAYGDAGHPIAMIRSEYFLDDGTTIMVGFGPDHTELDGEDVAEVNRIVKEWDPELEVVGSTWHNWQEDEWSGQTWTTPALGQFAAAKPHDLGASRLVLAGSDWAAGWNSFVDGAIETGYRAANKINSLARKA, from the coding sequence TGGGTTTGCTGGCCTCATTGCTGCACGCGAACTCGAGCGACTCGGACACGAGGTCGAGATCTTCGAAGCTCGCGATCGCATAGGAGGACGCACCTGGACCACAACCGAGAACTCACTCGACTATCCGCTAGAGATGGGCGGAACGTGGGTACACTGGATGCAGCCCTACGTGTGGGCAGAGATGCAGCGCTACGAGGCGGAGATGATCGTTTCTCCTTTTGTGGACAAAGCGTATTGGTTCGTCAATAACGAGGTGCGTACCGGAACCGAAGAGGAACTGGACGGCAAGCTGGGTGAGATTCAGGCGAAGGTGTTCGAAGGCTCTCGCGAGTTCTTCCCCTTTCCGCACGACCCCGATTTCGTCCTCCGAGACCCCGACATCCCCGAGGAGGTCAAGGAGCGCTATCGCGCGGCCGATGAGACGCCCGTTCTCGCTGGGCTGGACGGATTCTCCGACGAGGAGCGTGCCCTCGCAGATTCCTACTGGCGTGCCGGCTACCAGGGTTCGTCGGAAAAGGCCTCCTCTCTCATGGCCAAGCACTGGGCCGCGCTGTCCGACCATCGCCTCAGCCTCCTTGACGATCAGACCCTGCGGTACAAGCTCAAGGACGGCATGAAGGGCATCTACGAGAAAATTGCGGCTGACGTTCACGGGCCGATTCACCTGTCGACACCCATCGACGCAGTCGTCCACCACGACAAGGGTGCGACTCTTACCCTGAGTCATGGGACGACACGCGAATTCGATGCCGTCGTTGTCACGATCCCCGCAGGAGCGCTGGGCAACGTGTCGTTCTCGCCTGGCCTGCCTACCGACGTTCAGAAGATTGTCGACTCGAAATGGGGCTGTACCGGCTTCAAGATCTGGATCAAAGTCGAGGGCCACAAGAACGTGTTTGCCTACGGAGACGCCGGGCATCCGATTGCAATGATCCGATCAGAGTATTTTCTCGATGATGGGACCACCATCATGGTGGGCTTCGGCCCTGACCACACCGAGCTGGACGGCGAGGACGTGGCCGAGGTCAACCGAATCGTCAAAGAATGGGATCCAGAGCTTGAAGTCGTGGGCTCAACGTGGCACAACTGGCAGGAAGATGAATGGTCGGGCCAGACCTGGACCACACCGGCACTCGGCCAGTTCGCCGCAGCGAAGCCGCATGACCTTGGCGCTTCACGCCTCGTCCTGGCCGGCAGCGACTGGGCGGCCGGGTGGAATTCCTTTGTTGACGGGGCGATCGAGACCGGCTATCGCGCCGCCAACAAGATCAACAGCCTAGCCCGCAAGGCTTGA
- a CDS encoding acyltransferase family protein — MATVDSARRESSSRLYWADTAKAIAVVLVVLYHVSPIALVWLVDGESRGEALIGEMSRALLPVRMPLFFFVSGLLAVNAFARPWRAVLQKRVINLLWVFVLWTVLYAFPYAYSAAAEDVEDILRRALLWAVNLSGAYWFLPMLVLMFVAMKLTQSVHPRSFSRRHSCSASGPVASR, encoded by the coding sequence ATGGCGACAGTTGATAGCGCGCGGCGCGAGAGTTCTTCCCGGCTCTATTGGGCGGACACGGCAAAGGCGATTGCGGTCGTCCTCGTTGTTCTCTACCACGTATCGCCGATAGCTCTTGTGTGGCTGGTCGACGGAGAGAGCCGAGGCGAGGCACTTATCGGTGAGATGAGCCGAGCTCTGCTCCCGGTCCGGATGCCGCTGTTCTTTTTCGTCTCTGGCCTTCTTGCGGTCAACGCTTTTGCCCGCCCATGGCGGGCGGTGCTCCAGAAGCGCGTGATCAATCTGCTGTGGGTGTTCGTCCTCTGGACGGTTCTCTACGCATTCCCCTATGCGTATAGTGCTGCTGCGGAAGACGTCGAGGATATCTTGCGCCGCGCACTGCTGTGGGCGGTCAACCTCTCGGGAGCCTATTGGTTCCTGCCGATGCTGGTCCTGATGTTCGTCGCCATGAAGTTGACACAAAGCGTCCATCCACGATCGTTCTCGCGGCGGCACTCGTGCTCCGCTTCGGGGCCGGTAGCATCCCGGTGA
- a CDS encoding acyltransferase family protein — protein sequence MATVDSARRESSSRLYWADTAKAIAVVLVVLYHVSPIALVWLVDGESRGEALIGEMSRALLPVRMPLFFFVSGLLAVNAFARPWRAVLQKRVINLLWVFVLWTVLYAFPYAYSAAAEDVEDILRRALLWAVNLSGAYWFLPMLVLMFVAMKLTQSVHPTIVLAAALVLRFGAGSIPVTENIFLEDVRTTAYRFCMFFIWYAAGACATSLVPSIVSLSRILWVPLIPLFGALTFVTRQPAIVADLSFALSVVGIIIVIGMAELIARSPRGRKVSRYVAMRTLPIYLLHAYMIVLLKSSGLRLPELTSVEAALLVAFMTAGMTVLSCLIWDLLRPRAPLLFRAPMVPNESPARR from the coding sequence ATGGCGACAGTTGATAGCGCGCGGCGCGAGAGTTCTTCCCGGCTCTATTGGGCGGACACGGCAAAGGCGATTGCGGTCGTCCTCGTTGTTCTCTACCACGTATCGCCGATAGCTCTTGTGTGGCTGGTCGACGGAGAGAGCCGAGGCGAGGCACTTATCGGTGAGATGAGCCGAGCTCTGCTCCCGGTCCGGATGCCGCTGTTCTTTTTCGTCTCTGGCCTTCTTGCGGTCAACGCTTTTGCCCGCCCATGGCGGGCGGTGCTCCAGAAGCGCGTGATCAATCTGCTGTGGGTGTTCGTCCTCTGGACGGTTCTCTACGCATTCCCCTATGCGTATAGTGCTGCTGCGGAAGACGTCGAGGATATCTTGCGCCGCGCACTGCTGTGGGCGGTCAACCTCTCGGGAGCCTATTGGTTCCTGCCGATGCTGGTCCTGATGTTCGTCGCCATGAAGTTGACACAAAGCGTCCATCCCACGATCGTTCTCGCGGCGGCACTCGTGCTCCGCTTCGGGGCCGGTAGCATCCCGGTGACAGAGAACATCTTCCTCGAGGACGTCCGAACGACCGCCTACCGATTCTGTATGTTCTTCATCTGGTACGCCGCGGGGGCCTGCGCGACGTCGTTGGTGCCGTCGATCGTCAGTCTCTCGAGGATCCTATGGGTTCCCTTGATTCCGCTGTTCGGTGCGCTGACGTTCGTGACCCGGCAGCCAGCAATCGTCGCCGACCTGTCATTCGCGCTCAGCGTCGTCGGCATCATCATCGTCATCGGCATGGCGGAGCTGATCGCTCGTTCACCCCGGGGGCGGAAGGTCAGCCGCTATGTTGCGATGCGGACGCTGCCAATATATTTGCTCCACGCCTACATGATCGTGCTGTTGAAGTCCTCGGGGCTCCGCCTGCCCGAACTGACGAGTGTCGAGGCAGCCCTTCTCGTCGCATTCATGACGGCCGGAATGACAGTTCTTTCTTGTCTTATCTGGGATCTTCTCCGCCCCCGAGCCCCGCTGCTCTTCCGTGCGCCTATGGTTCCGAACGAATCTCCGGCCCGCAGGTGA
- a CDS encoding helix-turn-helix domain-containing protein: MSEFKIAVNESFVPLDVTTDVSDFHAEMREHRLVDQLGTSFVAVRADRHVVRRTEQLIEDSPRSFFKISLQLEGQSSMEQAGREVHLTAGDLVIYDTSKPYVLSFDSPFALMVIQIPHDKLRIPTGLVANAVATRIGASDGLGRVVSPFLMSIATNMEHLKGPAGAMLAKNALELLESLITNQLDVVKTARDPHWDLLRKIQDYVDDNLADPDLGPASVAAAVHISTRHLHSLFARQSTTVSTYIRSRRLEKCYLDLTNRALADIPVSSIGAAWGFTDAAHFSRTFKAEYGQAPREARTRALRDV, translated from the coding sequence TTGAGTGAGTTCAAGATAGCGGTCAACGAGTCTTTCGTACCGCTAGACGTCACGACAGATGTGTCAGATTTCCACGCCGAAATGCGTGAACACCGCTTGGTCGACCAGCTGGGTACTTCGTTTGTCGCCGTGCGCGCCGATCGACACGTGGTTCGCCGCACAGAGCAGCTGATCGAGGATTCTCCGCGATCCTTCTTCAAGATTTCCCTGCAGCTTGAAGGGCAATCATCCATGGAACAGGCGGGCCGCGAGGTTCACCTGACCGCAGGGGACCTTGTCATCTACGACACATCGAAACCTTATGTCCTCTCGTTCGACTCTCCGTTCGCCCTCATGGTCATCCAGATCCCACATGACAAGCTGCGGATCCCCACGGGACTCGTCGCCAATGCCGTCGCCACTCGAATCGGCGCCAGCGATGGTCTCGGCCGCGTCGTGTCCCCCTTCCTCATGTCGATCGCCACAAACATGGAGCACCTGAAGGGCCCGGCCGGAGCGATGCTGGCCAAGAACGCCCTCGAGCTCCTCGAGTCTCTGATCACCAACCAGCTGGATGTGGTGAAGACAGCCCGAGATCCCCACTGGGACCTCCTGCGCAAAATTCAGGATTACGTTGATGACAACCTGGCAGACCCCGACCTCGGGCCCGCCAGTGTGGCCGCCGCCGTTCATATCTCGACGCGGCACCTGCATTCGCTGTTCGCGCGGCAGAGCACAACCGTCTCCACCTATATTCGCTCGCGCCGCCTCGAGAAGTGCTATCTCGACCTGACGAACAGAGCACTCGCCGACATTCCCGTTTCAAGCATCGGTGCCGCCTGGGGATTTACGGACGCCGCACATTTCTCCCGCACCTTCAAAGCCGAGTACGGCCAGGCGCCGCGAGAAGCCCGAACCCGGGCACTGCGTGACGTATAG
- a CDS encoding aldehyde dehydrogenase family protein, whose translation MTTYTFDQLLKSVTVGEGEGAAVRDPATDEILGHAPQSTEDDLNAAVEAARAAQKTWATLSHDERSDYLNKAADAIEANTDALAELLSREQGKPIKNGPNALFEVGACSAWMRSSASFPIEPEVVLDDESGYAELHYVPIGVVGAIGPWNWPMMISIWQIAPALRMGNTVVLKPSEYTPLSVLALGRVMNDVLPEGVLQVLAGGGDLGKAMTAHDGIDKITFTGSTETGKAIMRSAAADMKRLTLELGGNDAGIVLDDVDPKEIAESLFWGAFINTGQTCAALKRLYVPESIYDDVCDALAEVAGAMPMGRGIEEQNVLGPLQNRAQYDVVARLVEAARSSGARILIGGNPDDRAPGNFYPVTLVADIDNDNPLVAEEQFGPVLPIVKYTDLDQAIEWANGLDVGLGSSVWSSSRERALKVAHRLEAGTTWINQHGTLDPRVPFGGIKESGEGLEFGLEGLKQMALPKIISG comes from the coding sequence ATGACCACCTACACGTTTGATCAACTGCTGAAGTCAGTGACCGTCGGCGAGGGCGAAGGCGCCGCAGTGCGCGACCCTGCGACCGACGAGATATTGGGACATGCTCCGCAGAGCACCGAGGACGATCTGAATGCAGCCGTCGAGGCAGCCCGCGCCGCTCAGAAGACGTGGGCGACGCTCTCACACGATGAACGCTCGGATTATTTGAATAAGGCGGCGGACGCCATTGAGGCTAACACCGACGCGCTGGCCGAACTGCTCTCCCGCGAGCAGGGCAAACCAATCAAGAACGGGCCGAACGCCCTGTTTGAGGTAGGCGCATGCTCGGCATGGATGCGATCCAGCGCTTCATTCCCCATCGAGCCGGAGGTTGTGCTCGATGACGAGTCCGGTTATGCCGAGTTGCATTACGTGCCTATCGGCGTCGTTGGGGCCATCGGCCCGTGGAACTGGCCGATGATGATCTCGATCTGGCAGATCGCCCCTGCCCTGAGGATGGGCAACACTGTCGTGCTGAAACCCTCTGAATACACACCGCTGTCCGTCCTCGCGCTCGGCCGTGTCATGAACGATGTCCTGCCAGAGGGCGTCCTGCAGGTGCTTGCTGGCGGCGGCGACCTGGGCAAAGCGATGACGGCACACGACGGCATCGACAAGATCACGTTCACCGGTTCCACAGAGACCGGCAAGGCGATCATGCGCTCCGCTGCGGCCGATATGAAGAGGTTGACGCTGGAACTCGGCGGAAACGACGCCGGGATCGTCCTGGATGATGTTGATCCCAAGGAAATAGCCGAAAGCCTCTTCTGGGGTGCGTTCATCAACACGGGGCAGACCTGTGCGGCGCTCAAGCGCCTGTACGTGCCCGAATCAATCTACGACGACGTGTGCGACGCGCTAGCTGAGGTCGCTGGTGCGATGCCGATGGGACGTGGCATCGAGGAGCAGAACGTCCTGGGACCGCTGCAGAACCGAGCCCAGTATGACGTCGTCGCCCGCCTCGTCGAGGCGGCCCGGTCATCGGGCGCCCGCATTCTGATCGGCGGGAACCCCGACGATCGTGCGCCCGGCAACTTCTATCCCGTGACACTGGTGGCAGATATCGACAACGACAACCCGCTCGTCGCCGAGGAGCAGTTCGGCCCAGTTCTCCCGATCGTCAAGTACACCGACCTCGACCAGGCTATCGAATGGGCCAACGGCTTGGACGTGGGATTGGGCTCCTCAGTGTGGTCGTCGAGCCGTGAACGTGCCCTCAAGGTGGCGCACCGCCTCGAGGCAGGAACGACGTGGATCAACCAGCACGGCACACTCGATCCGCGCGTCCCATTCGGCGGGATCAAAGAATCGGGAGAGGGCTTGGAGTTCGGGCTGGAAGGCCTGAAGCAGATGGCGCTCCCCAAGATCATTTCGGGCTGA